TGGGCATCGGCCTGACGGCCGCCTCGCACTTCCAAGAGCGGTTCGCCGCCCTGCGCGGCCTCTACGACCGCTCGGCCATGAAGAAGGCCGACCTCGACGGTTTCCTCGCCGAGGCCGACGAGTCGTTGCGGATGATCCGCGGCAACCTCGACCGCGCCGCCCTGCTCATCCAGGGCTTCAAGGGCGTCGCCGTCGACCAGTCCGGCGAGGGGCGCCGCGAATTCGACCTGAAGGCCTACCTCGACGAGACCCTGCTGAGCCTGAGGCCGGTGCTGAAGAAGACCCCGTACGAGGTCGCGGTCGCCTGCGCCCCGGACGTGATGGTCGACAGCTACCCCGGCGCGCTGTCGCACACGATCACCAACCTGGTCATGAACTCGCTGAACCACGGGTTCGACGGCGTGGAGCGGGGCGCGATCGGGATCGCGGCGGAGCGGGTCGGCGACGAGATCCGCCTCGTCTACCGCGACGACGGCGTCGGCATGACCCCCGAGGTGAGGAGCAAGCTCTACGAGCCCTTCTTCACCACGAAGCGCAGCCAGGGCGGCAGCGGCCTGGGCATGCACGTGGTGTACACCGCGGTGACGCAGACCCTCGGCGGCAGGATCGCCTGCGAGAGCAGCCCCGGCCGCGGCACGACCTTCACGATCACGTTTCCGGTGAACAACGGGAGTCGCGATGACGACGCAGAATGACGGGATCCCGCTGGATCTCGACGAGGTGATTTTCGCCGCCGAAGATCCCGCCGGGCCGCCGGACGCGCCGGTCCCGGGCTGGAAACTGCTGATCGCCGACGACGACGAGGAGGTGCACGCCCTCACGCGCCTGGTGCTCTCGGGCTTCACCTTCGAGGGCCGCAGCCTGTCGTTCGTCAGCGCCTATTCCGGCCGCGAGACGGTGGAGCGGATGCGCGAGCACCCGGACACCGCCCTGGTCCTGCTCGACGTGGTGATGGAGCGGGACGACGCGGGCCTGCAGGCCGTCCGGCAGATCCGCGAGGACCTGGGCAACCGCTTCGTGCGCATCATCCTGCGGACGGGGCAGCCCGGGCAGGCCCCCGAGCAGGAGGTCGTCTCCTCCTACGACATCAACGACTACAAGGCCAAGACCGAGCTGACGGCCCAGAAGCTCTTCACCGCCGTCACGGCCGCCCTGCGCGCCTACCGCGACGTGCGCACCATCGAGCAGCACCGGGTCGGCTTCGAGATGATCAGCCGCCTGTCGGGGCGGCTCTTCGAGCACGCCGAGCCGCTGGGGTTCCGGCGGGGCGCCCTGCGGCACTTCGCCGAGATCCTCGGCGCCAGCTGCGGCGAGGACGTCGCCGTCTCCGGCCTCACGACCGTGCGCTTCGACCGGCGCTGCGTGATCCTGGAGGGGGTGGGCGCCTACGAAGGCCTGCAGGGGCGCTTCGTCTCCGAAGCGTGCCGCGAAGAACTGCACGCGCGGTTGCGCACCAGCCGCGGCGGCGAGGCCGACGTCTTCGGCGACGACTGGTACGCGGGGCTCTTCGCCGCCGCCCAGGAGACCTACGGCTACATCTACCTCGAGTCGAGCTCCCCGTTGCCGGAGCTGGCCCGGAGCCTGATGCGCTCCTACGCGGCCAACGTGCGCGTGGCGCTGCAGAACCTGCACCTGAACCTCGAGGTCGTCGAGACCCAGCGCGAGATGATCCACACCCTCGGCGAGGTCGTCGAGAGCCGCTCGCAGGAGACCGCCCACCACGTCAAGCGCGTGGCGCGGCAATCGTACCGCCTGGCGCGCCTGGCGGGGCTCGACGAGGAGCGGGCGCAGCTGCTCCAGATGGCGGCCCCCCTGCACGACGTGGGCAAGATCGCGATCCCCGACGCCGTGCTCAACAAGCCGGGACGGCTGACCGACGAGGAGCGGAGCCTGATGATGACCCACGCCGAGCTGGGCCACCAGATCCTGGCGGGGTCGAACCGCGAGGTCTTCCAGACGGCGGCGCTGGTCGCGCTGCAGCACCACGAGAAGTGGGACGGCACGGGCTACCCGCGCGGCCTGCGCGGCGAGGAGATCGACATCTTCGGGCGCATCGTCGGGCTGGTGGACGTGTTCGACGCGCTGCGGCACGAGCGCGCCTACAAGCCCGCCTTCCCGCTCGAGAAGTGCGTGGAGATCCTGAAGCAGGACAGCGGCCGCCACTTCGACCCGCGGCTGGTGGGGCTCTTCCTGGCTCACCTGGACGAGTTCACGTCCGAGTGCGGCGCCGTCGGGGCGCCCACGGCAACGGACGAAGCCGTCGAAGAGCTGCTGGCCGTCTAGGTCGCGCCGTCGCGCCTTCAGGCGCGCAGGTGCCCGACCAGGATGTTCAGGCCGACCAGGATCAGCAGGACCCCTCCGGCGACCTCCAGCCGTCCGCCCAGTTCGTGCCCGCGTCCCAGGGCGCCGCGCAGGCGGCTGCCCGCGCGGTGACCGAACCAGGTCATCAGGGCCGTCACCAAGCCGATCACCGCCGCCGGCTCCCAGATCCTCACCTGCAGCATGGCCAGGCTCAACCCCACGGCGAAGGCGTCGATGCTCGTCGCCAGGCTCAGCATCAGCAGCGACGCGCCCCGCGAGGGGTCGCCGCCGCGGGGCGCATCGCCGGGAGCGAGCCCGCCGCGCACCATCCGCGCGCCGATGAAGGCGAGCAGGCCGAAGGCGAGCCAGTGGTCCACCGGCGCCAGGCCGGCGGCCACGCGCGTCCCCAGCCACCAGCCCAGGACCGGCATCAGCGCCTGGAACAGCCCGAAATGGAACGCCAGCCGGAAGGCGGCGCGCCGCCCGGGGGCGCGGCCGGACGTGCCGGCGCCGACGCTCACGGCGAAGGCGTCCATGGCGAGACCGACGGCGATCAGGATCACTTTCCAGGCCGGCACGGGACCTCCTGCGGCGGCGCCTACCGCGACGCGCCGCCCCCATGATGGGCGCCGCCCGCCGCCGCGCCAAGCCCCGATTCTCGCCGCTTCCCCGGTTCCCTCCCGGGGGGCGATCGCGTAGAGTGGACGGCGACCCATCCCCCAGGAGGAAGACCGCCATGACGATGCTGTTGTGCCGCCGCGCCGCGGCCGCGATCACGTTGCTGGCCCTGGTCGCGACGGCGGCCGTCGCCGCGAAGCTCCCGGTCCGGACCCTCGACGACCTGCCCCGCCACACCTACGAGGTGACCGGGACCGTGTCCGCGCTGCTGCGCGACGACGCGGCGTTCGACGCCTTCGCCGCGAAGGTGGGCGCGGACGTCGTCGCCGACCTCGAGGCCTACGACATCGCCGATCCCGCCACGCTGCAGCGCATGTACGGCGTCCAGCTGACGCTGGCGCTGATGGCGCGCGACGACGCCCGCGTCCTCGCCCTGGTCGAGGCGGTCCGCGCGCTCGAGGACAAGGAGGCCTCCCGCCTCACCTCGGGCCTGACGGCCGTGGCGATGGTGCGCGCCCGCCGCGACACCGACGGGGACACCGGCGCCACTTACCAGGCCGCCTTCCGCAGCCGGCTGCGCGAACAGGTCGCGGCGCTGCCCTGGGACCTGGTGCGCGACCGCATCGTCCAGCAGAGGGGCCGCACCGAGCTCCTCAGCGAGAACCTGGTGTTGGGCATGGTCCAGGCCCAGTTCGACCCCGTGGTCGCCGCCTCGGGCGCGCTGGGCTCGGAGCTGGCCGCCCAGGTGGTCAACCTCGGCTACGCCCTGCGCTTCGCGCTGCCCCTGAAGGAGTCGCTGCTGGAGGTCTACGGCGACCTCATCGCCGCCCGTGAGACCGTCAAGCGGGACATCTGGGAGGAGCGCGAGGCGCGGCTC
The sequence above is a segment of the bacterium genome. Coding sequences within it:
- a CDS encoding HAMP domain-containing sensor histidine kinase, yielding HRDGTARTFEILEVPVCDDRGRLLSVEGIACDITQHKQNLSLIRDQQGQLLENEKMAALGRMVAGVAHEINTPVGIGLTAASHFQERFAALRGLYDRSAMKKADLDGFLAEADESLRMIRGNLDRAALLIQGFKGVAVDQSGEGRREFDLKAYLDETLLSLRPVLKKTPYEVAVACAPDVMVDSYPGALSHTITNLVMNSLNHGFDGVERGAIGIAAERVGDEIRLVYRDDGVGMTPEVRSKLYEPFFTTKRSQGGSGLGMHVVYTAVTQTLGGRIACESSPGRGTTFTITFPVNNGSRDDDAE
- a CDS encoding DUF3369 domain-containing protein produces the protein MTTQNDGIPLDLDEVIFAAEDPAGPPDAPVPGWKLLIADDDEEVHALTRLVLSGFTFEGRSLSFVSAYSGRETVERMREHPDTALVLLDVVMERDDAGLQAVRQIREDLGNRFVRIILRTGQPGQAPEQEVVSSYDINDYKAKTELTAQKLFTAVTAALRAYRDVRTIEQHRVGFEMISRLSGRLFEHAEPLGFRRGALRHFAEILGASCGEDVAVSGLTTVRFDRRCVILEGVGAYEGLQGRFVSEACREELHARLRTSRGGEADVFGDDWYAGLFAAAQETYGYIYLESSSPLPELARSLMRSYAANVRVALQNLHLNLEVVETQREMIHTLGEVVESRSQETAHHVKRVARQSYRLARLAGLDEERAQLLQMAAPLHDVGKIAIPDAVLNKPGRLTDEERSLMMTHAELGHQILAGSNREVFQTAALVALQHHEKWDGTGYPRGLRGEEIDIFGRIVGLVDVFDALRHERAYKPAFPLEKCVEILKQDSGRHFDPRLVGLFLAHLDEFTSECGAVGAPTATDEAVEELLAV
- a CDS encoding manganese efflux pump MntP family protein, translated to MPAWKVILIAVGLAMDAFAVSVGAGTSGRAPGRRAAFRLAFHFGLFQALMPVLGWWLGTRVAAGLAPVDHWLAFGLLAFIGARMVRGGLAPGDAPRGGDPSRGASLLMLSLATSIDAFAVGLSLAMLQVRIWEPAAVIGLVTALMTWFGHRAGSRLRGALGRGHELGGRLEVAGGVLLILVGLNILVGHLRA